From the Homo sapiens chromosome 1, GRCh38.p14 Primary Assembly genome, one window contains:
- the RPS8 gene encoding small ribosomal subunit protein eS8, translated as MGISRDNWHKRRKTGGKRKPYHKKRKYELGRPAANTKIGPRRIHTVRVRGGNKKYRALRLDVGNFSWGSECCTRKTRIIDVVYNASNNELVRTKTLVKNCIVLIDSTPYRQWYESHYALPLGRKKGAKLTPEEEEILNKKRSKKIQKKYDERKKNAKISSLLEEQFQQGKLLACIASRPGQCGRADGYVLEGKELEFYLRKIKARKGK; from the exons ATGG GCATCTCTCGGGACAACTGGCACAAGCGCCGCAAAACCGGGGGCAAGAGAAAGCCCTACCACAAGAAGCGGAAGTATGAGTTGGGGCGCCCAGCTGCCAACACCAAG ATTGGCCCCCGCCGCATCCACACAGTCCGTGTGCGGGGAGGTAACAAGAAATACCGTGCCCTGAGGTTGGAcgtggggaatttctcctggggCTCAGAGT GTTGTACTCGTAAAACAAGGATCATCGATGTTGTCTACAATGCATCTAATAACGAGCTGGTTCGTACCAAGACCCTGGTGAAGAATTGCATCGTGCTCATCGACAGCACACCGTACCGACAGTGGTACGAGTCCCACTATGCGCTGCCCCTGGGCCGCAAGAAGGGAGCCAAGCTG actcctgaggaagaagagattttaaacaaaaaacgatctaaaaaaattcagaagaaatatgatgaaaggaaaaagaatgccAAAATCAGCAGTCTCCTGGAGGAGCAGTTCCAGCAGGGCAAGCTTCTTG CGTGCATCGCTTCAAGGCCGGGACAGTGTGGCCGAGCAGATGGCTATGTGCTAGAGGGCAAAGAGTTGGAGTTCTATCTTAGGAAAATCAAGGCCCGCAAAGGCAAATAA